TTGTACTCGCCATTTTCATCATGGGCGTGGTACTTGCGGGAACGGGCCACGATCTTGCCGTAAAGCTCGTGCTTGGCACGGCGCTCAACCAGCACGGTGATCGTCTTGGCGCGCTTGTCGCTGACGACGCGACCGATCAGGGTGCGGGTGTTCTTCTCTTGAGCTTGCGTCATTTCGCGGCTCCCTTCTTCTCGGCCAGGATGGTCTTGGCGCGGGCGATGTCACGACGCGTATTGCCCAACACCGAAGTGTTGGTCAGTTGTTGCGTCGCCTTTTGCATGCGCAGACCAAAGTGGGCCTTCAGCAGATCGGTGACTTCCTTCTTCAAGGCGGTCACGTCTTTCGCGCGCAGTTCAGATGCTTTCATGGGGTGTTCTCCAATCAGGCGCCGAGCTGGCGGGCCACGAAGGTGCAGCGCAGGGGCAGCTTGGCAGCGGCCAGCGTGAACGCCTCGCGCGCCAGAGCCTCAGGCACGCCATTGACCTCGTAGAGCACCTTGCCGGGCTGGATCTCAGCCACGTAGTACTCCGGATTTCCCTTGCCGTTGCCCATACGGACTTCGGCGGGCTTTTGCGAGATCGGCTTATCCGGGAAGATCCGGATGAAAATCCGGCCACCGCGCTTGATGTGACGCGAGATGGCGCGGCGAGCCGCTTCAATCTGACGAGCCGTGATGCGGCCGCGTTCGGTGGCCTTCAGGCCGAAGTCACCGAAAGCAACGGTCGCGCCGCGGGTCGCAACACCAGTGTTGCGGCCCTTTTGCTCCTTGCGGTATTTGCGACGAGCGGGTTGCAGCATGTTGAGTTCTCCTTACGCCTGGCCGCCGTCAGCGGCGGGCTTGCGCACCACACGCTTCGCAGCAGGCTTGTCGCCGCCTTCGGCAGGCTTGTCGCCACGACCACGGCCACCCGGCGCGCCCGGACGGGCATTGCGACGGGGACGACGATCATCTTCGGCACCCGGGGGGGTGTTGATCACGGGGGCCTCGCCATTGGCCAGGCGGTCACCGCGGTACACCCACACCTTGACGCCGATCACGCCGTAGGTGGTCTTGGCTTCGGAGAAGCCGTAATCGATGTCAGCCTTCAGGGTGTGCAGGGGCACACGGCCTTCGCGATACCACTCGGTACGAGCGATTTCGATGCCGTTCAGACGGCCGGCAGACATGATCTTGATGCCCTGCGCGCCCAGACGCATCGCGTTCTGCATCGCGCGCTTCATGGCACGACGGAACATGATGCGCTTTTCGAGCTGCTGGGTGATCGAGTCGGCGATCAGCTGGGCATCGATTTCAGGCTTGCGCACTTCCTCGATGTTGACCGCCACAGGCACGCCCAGACGCTTGGTCAGTTCGGCCTTCAGGTTCTCGATGTCCTCGCCCTTCTTGCCGATCACCACGCCCGGACGGGCCGAGAAGATCGTGATGCGGGCGTTCTTCGCAGGACGCTCGATCAGGATGCGCGAAACGGCGGCGTTCTTCAGCTTGGCCTTCAGGAACTCGCGAACTTGCAGATCTTCGGCCAGCATCGTGGCGAAGTTCTGGTTGTTCGCGTACCAGCGCGACGCCCAGTTACGGGTGACGGGCAGGCGGAAGCCAGTCGGATGAATTTTCTGTCCCATAGTCTTCCTTCAGGCTCAGTGGCCGACGGTCACGTAGATATGGCAGGTCGGCTTGCTGATGCGATTGCCGCGGCCCTTGGCGCGCGCGGAGAACCGCTTCAGCGTGGTGCCCTGCTCCACGTAGATCGAAGTGACCTTCAGCTCGTCAATGTCGGCACCGTCGTTGTGCTCGGCATTGGCGATCGCCGATTCCAGCGCCTTCTTGATGATCAGCGCGGCCTTCTTCTGGGTGAACTCGAGGATGTTCAGCGCTTGATCCACCTTCTTGCCGCGGATCAGGTCCGCCACGAGGCGGCCCTTATCAAACGACAGGCGGACGCCACGAACGATTGCTTTGGTTTCCATCGTCGTCATCCTTACTTCTTGCCGGCCTTCTTGTCGGCCGGGTGGCCTTTGAAGGTACGGGTCAGAGCGAACTCACCCAGCTTGTGACCAACCATCTGGTCGGACACATAGACCGGCACGTGCTGCTTGCCGTTGTGCACAGCGATCGTCAGACCGATGAACTCGGGCAGGATCGTCGAACGGCGCGACCAGGTCTTGATCGGCTTCTTGTCCTTGATGGCAACAGCCTTGTCGACCTTGGCCATCAGGTGATGGTCCACGAAGGGACCCTTCTTGAGGGAACGAGCCATGTTGGTCTACCCCTTACTTCTTGCGACGCGAGACGATGAAAGTCTGCGTGCGCTTGTTGTTGCGAGTGCGGTAGCCCTTCGTCAGGGTGTTCCACGGCGACACAGGGGCCTGACCTTCACCCGTACGACCCTCACCACCACCGTGCGGGTGGTCGACCGGGTTCATGGCGGTACCACGCACGGTCGGGCGGATGCCCTTCCAGCGGATGGCGCCGGCCTTGCCGTACTGGCGCAGGCTGTGCTCTTCGTTGCTCACTTCACCGATGGTGGCGCGGCAGTCGATGTGCACGCGGCGGACTTCGCCGGAGCGCAGACGGATCTGGGCGTACGAACCATCACGCGCCATCAGCACCACGGAGGTACCAGCGGAACGCGCGATCTGGGCACCCTTGCTCGGCAGCAGTTCCACGCAGTGGATCGTCGAACCCACGGGAATGTTGCGGATAGGCAAGGTGTTGCCGACCTTGATCGGAGCCTCAGCGCCGCTCAGGATCGTCGAGCCGACTTCCAGATTGCGCGGAGCAATGATGTAGCGACGCTCGCCGTCGGCATAGCACACCAGAGCGATGTGGGCCGTACGGTTCGGGTCGTACTCGATGCGCTCGACCTTCGCCGGGATGCCATCCTTGTTGCGACGGAAGTCGACCACACGGTAGTGGTGCTTGTGACCACCGCCCTTGTGGCGCATCGTGATGTGACCGTTGTTGTTACGGCCGGAGTTCTGCTTCTGGGGCTCGAGCAGCGAAGCCTCGGGAGCGCCCTTGTGCAGGTGCTTATGCACCACCTTCACCACGCCACGACGGCCTGGCGAAGTCGGCTTGACTTTAACGACGGCCATTACGCAGCCTCCCCGGAGAAGTTGAGCTCCTGGCCAGCCTTCAACGACACATACGCCTTCTTGACGTGGTCGCGACGGCCTTGACGGCCACCGAAGCGCTTGGTCTTGCCCTTGACGTTGACGACGTTCACAGCGTCGACCTCGACCTTGAACATCAGTTCAACAGCGGCCTTGATCTCGGGCTTCGTCGCATCGCGCAAGACCTTGAACAGGACTTGGTTGTGCTTTTCGCCAGCCATCGTGGCCTTCTCGGACACGATCGGAGCGAGCAGCACCTTGGCCAGACGGCCATCAGCAAACTTGGGCGCGCTCATGCCAGCATCTCCTTCAATTGCTCGATCGCAGCCTTCGTCACCAGGATCTTCTTGTAGAAGACCAGCGACAGCGGATCGACGTAACGCGGCTCGACCACCAGCACGTTCGGCAGATTGCGCGAAGCGAGCAGCAGGTTGTCGTCCACTTGGTCGGAGATCACCATGACGTGATTCAGACCCATGCCCTTGAGCTTGGCAGCCAGCAGCTTGGTCTTGGGCGCCTCGATCGAGATCGAGTCCACCACAGCCAGACGGCCTTCACGGGCCAGTTGCGACAGGATCGCAACCATGCCAGCGCGGTACATCTTCTTGTTCAGCTTGTGCGAGAAGTTCTCGTCAGGCTTGTTCGGGAAGATGCGACCGCCCCCACGCCACAGCGGCGAGGACGTCATACCAGCACGCGCGTTGCCAGTGCCCTTTTGACGGAACGGCTTCTTCGTCGAGTGACGAACTTCAGCACGAGTCAGCTGGGCGCGGGTACCTTGACGGGCATTGGCCTGATAGGCCACGACCACCTGGTGCACCAGGGCTTCGTTGTAGTCACGAGCGAAAAGGGTATCGGGAGCGTCGACCTTCGACGTCGCCTGACCCTGCTCATTCAGGAGCTCGAGTTGCATCAGTTGGCTCCCTTCTTGGCCTTGACCTTGACGGCCGGATGGATCACGACGAATCCTTCCTTCGCGCCAGGAACGGCGCCACGCACCAGCACCAGCTGACGGGCTTCGTCGATGCGGACGACATCCAGGTTCTGGACGGTCACGGTGACGTCACCAAGGTGGCCCGACATCTTCTTGCCCGGGAACACGCGACCCGGATCCTGCGCCATCGAGATGGAGCCAGGAACATTGTGCGAGCGGCTGTTACCGTGCGAAGCGCGTTGCGAACTGAAGTTGTGGCGCTTGATGGTGCCTGCGAAGCCCTTACCGATCGAGGTGCCCTGCACGTCGACCAGTTGGCCGGCGGCGAGCAGCGTCACGGGGACTTGAGCGCCGGCCTTGTATTCGGCGGCGACCGCGGCATCCACGCGGAATTCTTTGATGATTTCACCGGCTTCAACACCAGCCTTGGCGAGGTGACCCGCTTGCGGCTTGGTGACGCGCGATGCCTTGCGAGCACCGTACGTCACCTGGATGGCGCTGTAGCCGTCGGTTTCTTCGGTCTTGATCTGGGTCACGCGGTTGTTGGACACGTCCAGCACGGTCACGGGGACGGTATCACCGTCAACCGTGAACACACGCATCATGCCCACCTTGCGGCCCAGCAATCCGAGACGATTGCTAAGACTCATGGTTTTCTCCTGACCCCGAACGCTTCGACGGAGACACCGCCGAACGCCTGAAGTCATTTCACACACCCGACATCGATTGGCCGGGCCGACAAGCATCGCTCCTTCGATGAGGACAGGGGTAAAGGCCCCAAACCCCTTCGACGGCGATGCGACGAAGCCGCGCCAGGGAATCCCGGCGCGGAAAAGCTGCGGAGTATAGCGCCAACCCTGACCGCACCGCAAGCCGAGCGCCACCTGCGCCCAAAGAAAAAGGCGACCCGAAGGTCGCCTTTCAATAAGCAGCCGGATCGCTCCGGCGCGACTGCATTACTGCAGCTTGATCTCGACGTCCACGCCGGCCGGCAGGTCCAGCTTCATCAGCGCGTCGACGGTCTTGTCGGTCGGGTCGACGATGTCCATCAGACGCTGATGGGTGCGGATTTCAAACTGGTCACGCGACGTCTTGTTGACGTGCGGCGAACGCAGGATGTCGAAACGTTCCTTGCGGGTCGGCAGGGGCACGGGACCCTTGACGATCGCGCCAGTGCGCTTGGCGGTTTCCACGATTTCCAGGGCCGATTGGTCGATCAGCTTGTAATCGAAGGCTTTCAGCCGGATGCGGATCTTTTGCTTGGTAGACATGACTTTTCCTTCAAAGAGCGACGCAATGCTCGAGGCATCGCGGAGGCAGCGATGGCGCCGCCGAGTGGGGGACGAGCCACCCGCCGAAGTGGGCGACTCGTCTCACCGGTACCCGACGGGTACCAGCAAAAGATTTACTCGATGATGGTGGCCACGACGCCCGAGCCGACGGTACGACCGCCTTCACGGATGGCGAAGCGCAGACCCTGCTCCATGGCGATCGGAGCGATCAGCTTCACGGTGATGCTGACGTTGTCGCCAGGCATGACCATTTCCTTGTCCTTCGGCAGCTCCACGGCGCCAGTCACGTCCGTCGTGCGGAAGTAGAACTGGGGGCGGTAGTTGTTGAAGAACGGGGTGTGACGGCCGCCCTCTTCCTTGCTCAGAACATAGATCTCAGCGGTGAAGTGGGTGTGCGGCTTGATCGAGCCGGGCTTGGCCAGCACTTGGCCGCGCTCGACGTCTTCACGCTTGGTGCCGCGCAGCAGGATACCGACGTTGTCGCCAGCTTGGCCCTGGTCCAGCAGCTTGCGGAACATTTCCACGCCGGTCACGGTCGTCTTCTGGACTTCGCGGATACCGATGATCTCGATTTCCTCGCCGACCTTGATGATGCCGCGCTCGACACGGCCCGTCACCACGGTGCCACGGCCCGAGATCGAGAACACGTCTTCCACCGGCAGCAGGAACGCGCCGTCAATGGCACGGTCCGGCTGGGGGATGTAGGTGTCCAACGCGTCAGCCAGACGCATGATGGCCTGCTCGCCCAGATCGCCCGTGTCGCCTTCCAGCGCCAGCTTGGCCGAACCCTTGATGATCGGGGTGTCGTCGCCGGGGAAGTCGTACTTGCTCAGCAGCTCGCGGACTTCCATTTCCACCAGCTCCAGCAGCTCGGCGTCGTCCACCATGTCGCACTTGTTCAGGAAGACGATGATGAACTTCACACCGACCTGACGCGCCAGCAGGATGTGCTCGCGGGTCTGGGGCATCGGGCCGTCAGCGGCCGAGCACACCAGGATCGCGCCGTCCATCTGCGCCGCGCCAGTGATCATGTTCTTCACATAGTCAGCGTGCCCCGGGCAGTCAACGTGCGCGTAGTGGCGGTTGGCCGTCTCGTACTCGACGTGCGCGGTGTTGATCGTGATACCACGAGCCTTCTCTTCCGGCGCCGCGTCGATCTGGTCGTAAGCCTTGGCTTCGCCGCCGAACTTCTTCGACAGCACGGTCGCGATCGCGGCCGTCAGCGTCGTCTTGCCATGGTCCACGTGACCAATCGTGCCCACGTTCACGTGCGGCTTGGTACGTTCAAACTTGCCTTTTGCCATTTCAATTCTCCAAAAAGAGCATCTGCCCGGTCTGTTGGTTTAGCGTTTCCGCAGTGTCCTGATGCCCCGGCGACCGGCAACCGGGAGGAGTCACTGCGAAGACGATTCGGTGATCGAAAACGAAGCGAGCCGGCGCGCAGGAGCACCGGCTCAGGTCATCACTTCGCGCGAGCGGTGACGATCGCGTCGGCGACGTTCTTCGGAGCTTCGCTGTAGTGCTTGAACTCCATCGTGTACGTCGCACGGCCCTGCGTGGCCGAACGCAGCGAGGTCGAGTAACCGAACATCTCGGACAGAGGAACTTCTGCCTTGATGATCTTGCCACCACCGATCATGTCGTCCATGCCTTGCACCATGCCGCGACGGCTGGACAGATCGCCCATCACCGTACCAGCATAGTCTTCCGGCGTTTCGACTTCCACGGCCATCATCGGCTCGAGGATGACCGGGCTGGCGCGACGGCAGGCTTCCTTGAAGCCCATCGAGGCAGCCATCTTGAACGCGTTTTCGTTCGAGTCCACATCATGGTACGAACCGAACGTCAGCGTGACCTTCACGTCCACAACCGGGTAACCGGCCAGCACGCCATTCGGCAGGCTGTCGACGACACCCTTCTCGACCGCGGGGATGAACTCGCGAGGCACCACGCCACCCTTGATGGCGTCGACGAACTCGAAGCCCTTGCCGGCTTCTTGCGGCTCCAGCGAGAAGACGACGTGACCGTACTGGCCCTTGCCGCCCGACTGACGCACGAACTTGCCTTCGACGTCGGTGACCGACTTGCGGACCGTTTCGCGATAAGCCACCTGCGGCTTGCCCACGTTGGCTTCAACGCCGAACTCACGCTTCATGCGGTCGACGATGATTTCCAGGTGGAGCTCGCCCATGCCCGAGATGATGGTCTGGCCGGACTCTTCGTCGGTACGCAGGCGGAAGGACGGATCTTCGGCAGCCAGACGGCCCAGCGCGATACCCATCTTTTCCTGGTCAGCCTTGGTCTTCGGCTCGACAGCCTGCGAGATCACCGGCTCCGGGAACACCATGCGCTCGAGCGTGATGATGCTGTCGGGATCGCACAGGGTTTCGCCCGTGGTAACGTCCTTCAGACCCACGCATGCAGCGATGTCGCCCGCCAGAATTTCCTTGATTTCCTCACGCTGGTTGGCGTGCATCTGCAGGATCCGGCCGATGCGCTCTTTCTTGCCGCGGACCGGGTTGTAGACGGTCGCACCCGACTGCAGCACGCCCGAATAGACGCGCACGAAGGTCAGTTGGCCGACGTACGGGTCGGTCATCAGCTTGAAGGCCAGGGCCGAGAACTTCTCTTCGTCAGTACGCTGACGCGAGATCGGCTGATCATCTTCGTCCGTGCCCGAAACCGGCGGGATGTCCAGCGGCGACGGCAGGAAGTCGATGACGGCGTCCAGCATGCGCTGCACGCCCTTGTTCTTGAACGCGGTGCCGCACAGCATCGGCTGGATCTCGGTCGCGATGGTGCGCTTGCGGATCGCGAGCTTGATTTCTTCCTCGGTCAGGTCGCCCGTCTCAAGGTACTTGTTCATCAGCTCTTCGGTGGCTTCCGCAGCAGCCTCGACCATCTTCTCGCGCCATTCGTTGGCGGTGTCGACGAGGTTTGCCGGAATGTCCTGGTACTCGAACTTCATGCCCTGCGAAGCCTCGTCCCAGATGATGGCCTTCATCTTGAGCAGGTCCACGACGCCGGTGAAGTTTTCTTCAGCACCGATGGGAATCACGATGGGCACCGGATTCGCCTTCAGGCGGGTCTTCATCTGGTCGACGACCTTGAAGAAGTTGGCACCGGTACGGTCCATCTTGTTCACGAACGCCAGACGCGGCACACGGTACTTGTTGGCCTGGCGCCAGACGGTTTCCGACTGGGGCTGCACGCCGCCGACGGCACAGTACACCATGCAGGCGCCGTCCAGCACGCGCATCGAACGCTCGACTTCAATCGTGAAGTCAACGTGTCCGGGGGTGTCGATGATGTTGAAGCGGTGCTCAGGGTAGGACATGTCCATGCCCTTCCAGAAGCAGGTCGTCGCAGCCGACGTGATCGTGATGCCGCGCTCTTGCTCCTGCTCCATCCAGTCCATCGTGGCAGCGCCGTCGTGCACTTCACCGATCTTGTGGTTCACACCGGTGTAGTACAGGATGCGTTCCGTCGTGGTGGTCTTGCCGGCATCGATGTGCGCCGAGATACCGATGTTGCGGTAGCGCTCGATGGGGGTCTTGCGGGACATGGTGTCACTCCAAATGCATGGAGCCGCCATCGGGTCAGTAGTAACCCGAGGCGGCCAGAGAGGTCTTGATTAGAAGCGGAAGTGCGAGAACGCCTTGTTGGCGTCTGCCATGCGGTGGACTTCGTCGCGCTTCTTCATCGCGCCACCACGGCCTTCAGAGGCCTCCAGCAGTTCGTTGGCCAGACGTTGGGCCATCGACTTCTCACCGCGCTTGCGCGCGGATTCCTTCAACCAGCGCATGGCGAGGGCCAGACGGCGGACGGGGCGAACTTCCACGGGAACTTGGTAGTTCGCACCGCCAACACGGCGGGACTTCACTTCGACCATGGGCTTCACGTTGTTGATCGCGATCATGAAGATCTCGAGCGGGTCCTTGCCGGACTTCTGCTCGACTTGCTCCAGGGCGCCGTAAATGATGCGCTCTGCAACAGCCTTCTTGCCCGATTCCATGATGACGTTCATGAACTTGGACAGATCAACGCTACCGAACTTCGGGTCCGGGAGGATCTCGCGCTTGGGTACTTCGCGACGACGTGGCATGGATTCTTCCTTCAATGCTTCAGTTGGTCAGGGCTTTCACCCCGCCGGGGATCTCCACCGACATCTGGGGGGATCCACTTACTCGGCTTCCGGTGCACAAGCACTCGGGCCGCAAATATTCGATGACCTCTCGGCCACCAAGACCTTGGCTGTGAAGCCTTACTTCTTCGGGCGCTTCGCGCCGTACTTGGAACGCGACTGCTTGCGATCCTTGACGCCTTGCAGGTCGAGCGAACCGCGCACGATGTGGTAACGCACACCCGGCAAGTCCTTGACCCGGCCACCGCGCACGAGCACGACACTGTGCTCTTGCAGGTTGTGGCCTTCACCGCCGATGTACGAGATGACCTCGAAACCGTTGGTCAGACGCACCTTGGCGACCTTACGAAGCGCCGAGTTCGGCTTCTTCGGCGTGGTGGTGTACACGCGGGTGCAGACGCCACGACGTTGCGGGCACGACTGCATAGCCGGCGACTTGGATTTCGTCACCTCGGTCTCACGACCGTGGCGAACGAGCTGATTGATGGTTGGCATAAGTAACTTGTTCCCGTTTGAAGTCACAACCCCAGCACGCCCTGGCCTTCCGGAAGCCCGCGAGATCGAGGGCCTTCCACAAGCGACAAAAGCGCAGCACCTTGCGGCACCACGCTCGAATCAACCCCAGCCCGGTTCGAAACCTGGACTCGGGACGCATCAAGACATGCTGGAGAGCCGGCGATTGTAGGCGAGTTCATCCCGAACACACAAGACGCTATGCTCCCGGACCCTATGAACGACGCCGCTTCGACCGCTTTTCCGCTGCATCCGGACAACGCCCACACCGCCAGTCCGCTGGTCATCCTGGACACGCAGATCGTGATGGACTGGCTGGTCTTCGATGAGGCCAGCCTGGTTCCGCTGATTGCAGCCGTAGTAAGCCGGCGCTTGAATTGGACCGCAACGTTCGCCATGAAGGGGGAGCTCCTCCATGTCATCAGCCGCGGCGTAGCCGCGCGTTATGCGCCGGATCTCGCGCGCATCCATGAAGCCTTCGAACAGCATTGCCACTTCGTGGAGGAGCCGGAGCTCGGCATCGCTCGCCCGCGCTGCAGTGACACCGACGACCAGAAGTTCATCGATCTTGGCCTCGCCTTGGCCGCCTCGCGGCCGACAACCCTCATCTCGCGCGATCGGGCCGTCCTCAAGGTGGCCAAACGCGCGGCGAAGCTCGGGCTCCCCATCCTGTCCCCCGCGGCCTGGCTGAAGCTCAACCCTTGACGCCCGACGGTTGATTCCGTCGGGCCAATGAAAAAAGGCTGCCGCCCTTGCGGGACGGCAGCCTCCGGATCAAGCCGCAAGCGGCTCGATGTCTTGCGCTTACTCGTTGGCGCCGGCGTCGCTGGCCGCGTCGAGCGCGGACAGTTGCACCGCTGCCATTTCCTCGGCTTCCTGGATGGCGATGGAACGGCGCTCGGCGTCGTCCATTTCTTCCTTGGCGCGACGCGCCTGGTGGAAGGCCATGCCGGTGCCGGCAGGAATCAGACGACCCACGATGACGTTCTCCTTCAGACCACGGAGTTCGTCGCGCTTGCCCATGATCGCGGCTTCGGTCAGCACGCGTGTCGTTTCCTGGAACGACGCCGCGGAGATGAACGAGTCCGTCGACAGCGAGGCCTTCGTGATACCCAGCAGCACGTCGGCATGCGTGACCGTCAGCTTGCCTTCGCCGCGCAGGCGGTCGTTGGTGTCCAGCAGTTCCGAACGCTCGACCTGCTCGCCGGCGATGTAGGCCGAGTCGCCCGGGTTGACGATCTGCACGCGACGCAGCATCTGGCGAACGATCACCTCGATGTGCTTGTCGTTGATCTTCACACCCTGCAGACGGTACACGTCCTGCACTTCGTCGACGATGTAGCGCGCCAGCTCCTCGATGCCCAGCAGACGCAGGATGTCCTGCGGATCGGCCGGACCGTCGACCACCAGTTCGCCGCGGTTCACCACCTGGCCTTCGTGCACCAGGATGTTCTTTTCCTTGGGCACCAGCAGCTCGTGCTTGCGACCTTCCGGATCGGTGATCTCGAGGCGGACCTTGCCCTTGGTCTCCTTGCCGAACGAGACCGTGCCGGTCTGTTCCGCCAGGAAGCCGGCGTCCTTCGGCGAACGGGCTTCGAAGAGCTCGGCGACACGCGGCAGACCGCCGGTAATGTCACGGGTCTTCTGACCTTCCACCGGGATACGCGCCAGCACTTCACCAGGAGCCAGTTCCTGACCGTCGCGGATCTGGACCAGCGAGCCGACCTGGAAGCCGATCGTCACCGAGTGATCGGTGCCGGGGATCTTCACTTCCTGGCCGTTGGCGTCCAGCAGCTTGACCTGCGGGCGGATGACCTTGGCAGCGCCACGGCGCTTCGGGTCGATCACGACCAGCGTGGACAGGCCCGTCACTTCGTCGACCTGCTTGGCCACGGTGACGCCTTCCTCGACGTTCTCGAACTTCGCCTGACCGGCGAATTCCGTGATGATCGGGCGGGTCAGCGGGTCCCAGGTCGCCAGGATGGTGCCGGCCTTGATGGTCTGGTCAGCCTTGATGTTCAGCAGGGCGCCGTAAGGCACCTTGTGACGCTCGCGCTCACGGCCGTGCGGGTCCGAGATGACGATTTCGCCGGAACGCGAAATCACCACCAGCTCGCCCTTGCCGTTCGTGACGTAGCGCATCGTGGCGTTGAAGCCGATGATGCCGTCCGACTTCGCTTCCACGCTCGAAGCCACCGCTGCACGCGACGCCGCACCGCCGATGTGGAAAGTCCGCATCGTCAGCTGGGTGCCGGGTTCGCCGATCGACTGGGCGGCGATGACGCCGACCGCTTCGCCGGTGTTCACCATGCCGCCACGACCCAGGTCGCGGCCATAGCACTTCGCGCACAGGCCGAAACGGGTACCGCAGGTCAGCGGGGTGCGGACCTTGACCTCGTCCACGCCGGCAGCTTCCAGCATGTCCAGGATGTCCTCATCCAGCATGTTGCCGGCGGTCAACAGGACGCCTTGCGTTTCCGGATGCATGACGTCGATCGCGGCCACGCGACCGAGGATGCGGTCACGCAGGGACTCGATCACCTCACCGCCTTCGACCAGGGCGCGCATGTTGATGCCGTTGTCCGTGCCGCAATCGGTCTCGGTCACGACCAGATCCTGCGTCACGTCGACCAGACGACGGGTCAGGTAACCCGAGTTCGCGGTCTTCAGCGCCGTGTCCGCCAGGCCCTTACGAGCACCGTGGGTGGAGATGAAGTACTGCAGAACGTTCAGGCCTTCGCGGAAGTTCGCCGTGATCGGCGTCTCGATGATCGAGCCGTCCGGCTTCGCCATCAGGCCGCGCATGCCGGCCAGCTGACGGATCTGCGCCGCGGAACCCCGCGCACCCGAGTCGGCCATCATGTAGATCGAGTTGAACGACTCCTGCTCGACTTCCTTGCCGTGGCGGTCCAGGATCTTTTCCTTGGACAGC
This genomic stretch from Mitsuaria sp. 7 harbors:
- the rpoC gene encoding DNA-directed RNA polymerase subunit beta', which gives rise to MKGLLDLFKQFTPDEHFDAIKIGLASPEKIRSWSFGEVKKPETINYRTFKPERDGLFCAKIFGPIKDYECLCGKYKRLKHRGVICEKCGVEVTQTKVRRERMGHIELAAPCAHIWFLKSLPSRLGLVLDMTLRDIERVLYFEAYVVVDPGMTPLKKFSIMSEDDYDAKRIEFGDEFIALMGAEGIQKLLAEMDLDVEIDRLRNDMTGSELKIKKNSKRLKVMEAFKRSGIKPNWMVLEVLPVLPPDLRPLVPLDGGRFATSDLNDLYRRVINRNNRLARLLELKAPEIIVRNEKRMLQEAVDSLLDNGRRGKAMTGANKRALKSLADMIKGKSGRFRQNLLGKRVDYSGRSVITVGPTLKLHQCGLPKLMALELFKPFIFSRLEAMGIATTIKAAKKEVESGTPVVWDILEEVIKEHPVLLNRAPTLHRLGIQAFEPVLIEGKAIQLHPLVCAAFNADFDGDQMAVHVPLSIEAQMEARVLMLASNNVLFPASGEPSIVPSQDVVLGLYYATRERTNGKGEGMIFSDIPEMIRALENGAVEITAKIGVRLTEYVKEGEEWVAQTKLTDTTVGRALLSEILPKGLPFSNINKALKKKEISKLINTSFRKCGLKETVVLADKLLQAGFKLATRAGISIAIDDMLVPKQKVELIDRAEKEVKEIEQQYVSGLVTAGERYNKVVDIWGKTGDEVGKVMMSQLSKEKILDRHGKEVEQESFNSIYMMADSGARGSAAQIRQLAGMRGLMAKPDGSIIETPITANFREGLNVLQYFISTHGARKGLADTALKTANSGYLTRRLVDVTQDLVVTETDCGTDNGINMRALVEGGEVIESLRDRILGRVAAIDVMHPETQGVLLTAGNMLDEDILDMLEAAGVDEVKVRTPLTCGTRFGLCAKCYGRDLGRGGMVNTGEAVGVIAAQSIGEPGTQLTMRTFHIGGAASRAAVASSVEAKSDGIIGFNATMRYVTNGKGELVVISRSGEIVISDPHGRERERHKVPYGALLNIKADQTIKAGTILATWDPLTRPIITEFAGQAKFENVEEGVTVAKQVDEVTGLSTLVVIDPKRRGAAKVIRPQVKLLDANGQEVKIPGTDHSVTIGFQVGSLVQIRDGQELAPGEVLARIPVEGQKTRDITGGLPRVAELFEARSPKDAGFLAEQTGTVSFGKETKGKVRLEITDPEGRKHELLVPKEKNILVHEGQVVNRGELVVDGPADPQDILRLLGIEELARYIVDEVQDVYRLQGVKINDKHIEVIVRQMLRRVQIVNPGDSAYIAGEQVERSELLDTNDRLRGEGKLTVTHADVLLGITKASLSTDSFISAASFQETTRVLTEAAIMGKRDELRGLKENVIVGRLIPAGTGMAFHQARRAKEEMDDAERRSIAIQEAEEMAAVQLSALDAASDAGANE
- the rpsL gene encoding 30S ribosomal protein S12; translated protein: MPTINQLVRHGRETEVTKSKSPAMQSCPQRRGVCTRVYTTTPKKPNSALRKVAKVRLTNGFEVISYIGGEGHNLQEHSVVLVRGGRVKDLPGVRYHIVRGSLDLQGVKDRKQSRSKYGAKRPKK
- a CDS encoding putative toxin-antitoxin system toxin component, PIN family; this translates as MNDAASTAFPLHPDNAHTASPLVILDTQIVMDWLVFDEASLVPLIAAVVSRRLNWTATFAMKGELLHVISRGVAARYAPDLARIHEAFEQHCHFVEEPELGIARPRCSDTDDQKFIDLGLALAASRPTTLISRDRAVLKVAKRAAKLGLPILSPAAWLKLNP
- the fusA gene encoding elongation factor G, coding for MSRKTPIERYRNIGISAHIDAGKTTTTERILYYTGVNHKIGEVHDGAATMDWMEQEQERGITITSAATTCFWKGMDMSYPEHRFNIIDTPGHVDFTIEVERSMRVLDGACMVYCAVGGVQPQSETVWRQANKYRVPRLAFVNKMDRTGANFFKVVDQMKTRLKANPVPIVIPIGAEENFTGVVDLLKMKAIIWDEASQGMKFEYQDIPANLVDTANEWREKMVEAAAEATEELMNKYLETGDLTEEEIKLAIRKRTIATEIQPMLCGTAFKNKGVQRMLDAVIDFLPSPLDIPPVSGTDEDDQPISRQRTDEEKFSALAFKLMTDPYVGQLTFVRVYSGVLQSGATVYNPVRGKKERIGRILQMHANQREEIKEILAGDIAACVGLKDVTTGETLCDPDSIITLERMVFPEPVISQAVEPKTKADQEKMGIALGRLAAEDPSFRLRTDEESGQTIISGMGELHLEIIVDRMKREFGVEANVGKPQVAYRETVRKSVTDVEGKFVRQSGGKGQYGHVVFSLEPQEAGKGFEFVDAIKGGVVPREFIPAVEKGVVDSLPNGVLAGYPVVDVKVTLTFGSYHDVDSNENAFKMAASMGFKEACRRASPVILEPMMAVEVETPEDYAGTVMGDLSSRRGMVQGMDDMIGGGKIIKAEVPLSEMFGYSTSLRSATQGRATYTMEFKHYSEAPKNVADAIVTARAK
- the rpsG gene encoding 30S ribosomal protein S7; this encodes MPRRREVPKREILPDPKFGSVDLSKFMNVIMESGKKAVAERIIYGALEQVEQKSGKDPLEIFMIAINNVKPMVEVKSRRVGGANYQVPVEVRPVRRLALAMRWLKESARKRGEKSMAQRLANELLEASEGRGGAMKKRDEVHRMADANKAFSHFRF